In Plasmodium brasilianum strain Bolivian I chromosome 12, whole genome shotgun sequence, the genomic window GTCATGCAAAAAGTATATGCTTAAATTTTGGTTTATCCGAAAAGTATGGAGGAAGAACACATCTACGATTTGATGATACTAATCCAATAACAGAAGAAATAAGATATATAGAATCTATAAAGGAAGATGTGAAATGGATTGGTTATGATTGGAAggaacatttatattttgcttctGACTATTTTGATCAGTTATATGAATGGGCTGTTCAGTTAATAAAACAAGGGGATGCATATGTAGATGATCAATCCATTgaagaaataagaaaaaatagaggAAATTTAAAAGTGTCTGGAATTGATTCCCCATATAGAAATAGATCGgttgaagaaaatataaaccttttcgaaaaaatgaaaaaaggtaTCTATAAAGAAGGGGAAAAAGTATTAAGAGCAAAAATTGATATGTCCTCAGGTAATATTAACTTAAGAGATCCAATACTTTATAGAATTATGCATAAAGTACATCCAAAAACTAAGGATAAATGGGTTATATATCCTATGTATGATTTTGCTCATGGGCAGTCTGATTCGTTAGAAAAAATTACCCATTCTATATGTACCTTAGAATTTGAAACACATAGACCTTTGTATGAATGGTTTCAACAAaaactaaatatttttaaaacaagaCAAATCGAATTTGCTCGATTAAATGTAACCTATATGGTAATgagtaaaagaaaattattaactttagtaaatgaaaaatgggTTAATGGATGGGATGATCCTCGTATGCCAACTATATCAGGTATGAGGAGAAGAGGTTATAGTCCAGAAGCTATTAAAGATTTCTGTAGTAAGGTAGGAGTAgcgaaaagagaaaatatgaTACCTTTTGAATTATTAGAATTTTGTGTAAGAGAggatatgaataaaaaagcTATACGTTTATTTGCTATTTTAAAACCTTTAAAAGTTTTCATTACAAATTTTGATGAACATCTTGACAAAACAAGTGACTTGTACGAATTGACTGCATTGAATCATCCCAAAAATGAAAGTATGGGtagaagaaaattaaaatttgaaaaagaaatttttattgatCAAGATGATTTTCAAGAAATTCCTTCAGAAGGCTTTTACAGATTAGCCCCTAACAGGACCGTTAGATTGAGGTATGCCTTTTGCATTACTTGTAACCAGGTAATTAAAGATCCGCATACTAACCAAGTTGTGGAACTGCACTGCACGTATGATCCACACAGTAAGAGCAGTAACAACAATATCAGTAACGTAAGTGGTGGTAACAATGGCTGTCACATGAACAGTTCAGAAAATTCGAAAAAAGTGAAATCCACCATCCACTGGATATCAAAAAGCAATTCACACCCATCGGAATTTAGGATGTACGacaaattatttacaaaacCTAATCCCGAGTCAACCgatgaaaattatgatattgAAAAGTGTATGAATAACTTTAGTGTTGATTTGAATGGTCCACTTGAGTCTGGCACGCAGTTAGGGACTCACAAAATGAATGATAAGAAATGTAGAGTTAATTGCGTTAATAGCAATAACTGCGTTAATAGCAATAACGGCgttaatagcaataataacaTTAACATCATCAATTACAGTAGTGGTTTTCCCCCCTATGAAGATTACGAGTTTGATAATGTGGATACCAGTAATTTCACTAACTCGAATGagaaagaagaaattaaCTACACTACTGATATTGGATGGAGgaaatatatcaataaacATTCTGTAATTGTACATAAGGGACTGGTTGAAAAATATTCCAATAATTGTCAAATTGAACAACCTATACAATTTGAAAGGATTGgattttttacaaaagacATTGATTCGACG contains:
- a CDS encoding glutamine--tRNA ligase — its product is MESIEKIYIKNKLELSETFFYFYNWLKVNYNTSLIISENSSLRSSIVLELESGKRLLLNELNCCEAIFRLCCSLDEEIEDDKANGCENANESEYANGSGNINKQDKNRQKGKMNICSYSLQLEELKYFLKDYLLDNKKKKKVNEDFYNKIENTMIEKNYIFCMGGKQRYVDFLLFCIFKKNKIEKVEKKYVHVNKWFCNNNFSVKEEDMNSFTNTNFIQQIIEEDLKKKKHTYIITRFPPEPNGYLHLGHAKSICLNFGLSEKYGGRTHLRFDDTNPITEEIRYIESIKEDVKWIGYDWKEHLYFASDYFDQLYEWAVQLIKQGDAYVDDQSIEEIRKNRGNLKVSGIDSPYRNRSVEENINLFEKMKKGIYKEGEKVLRAKIDMSSGNINLRDPILYRIMHKVHPKTKDKWVIYPMYDFAHGQSDSLEKITHSICTLEFETHRPLYEWFQQKLNIFKTRQIEFARLNVTYMVMSKRKLLTLVNEKWVNGWDDPRMPTISGMRRRGYSPEAIKDFCSKVGVAKRENMIPFELLEFCVREDMNKKAIRLFAILKPLKVFITNFDEHLDKTSDLYELTALNHPKNESMGRRKLKFEKEIFIDQDDFQEIPSEGFYRLAPNRTVRLRYAFCITCNQVIKDPHTNQVVELHCTYDPHSKSSNNNISNVSGGNNGCHMNSSENSKKVKSTIHWISKSNSHPSEFRMYDKLFTKPNPESTDENYDIEKCMNNFSVDLNGPLESGTQLGTHKMNDKKCRVNCVNSNNCVNSNNGVNSNNNINIINYSSGFPPYEDYEFDNVDTSNFTNSNEKEEINYTTDIGWRKYINKHSVIVHKGLVEKYSNNCQIEQPIQFERIGFFTKDIDSTKECPVFNLTVALVDNTDLKKKKEDILRKEMDKLKREQIAKERKMKREEKKIREQKKKLEQKE